A single Fusobacterium sp. JB019 DNA region contains:
- a CDS encoding DUF1858 domain-containing protein encodes MANAVTKDSNILEVARKYPAVGMVFRKYGLGCIGCMVAAGESLGEGISSHGLNPDVIIDEINRVIAEEEAK; translated from the coding sequence ATGGCAAACGCAGTAACTAAAGATAGTAATATATTAGAAGTAGCAAGAAAATATCCTGCAGTAGGAATGGTTTTTAGAAAATATGGATTAGGTTGTATTGGATGTATGGTAGCTGCTGGAGAATCTTTAGGAGAAGGAATATCATCTCATGGTTTAAATCCAGATGTAATAATAGATGAAATAAATAGAGTAATAGCTGAAGAAGAAGCTAAATAG